The Paenibacillus sp. FSL R7-0204 genome includes a region encoding these proteins:
- a CDS encoding tagaturonate reductase — translation MTNRLSRSTHPGLTLHPERMIQFGEGNFMRAFVDWQLQQMNNQDLFNGSAVLIQPIAQGPGGVAELMTAQDNLYTVLLNGIMDNETVNSREIISSVSRVINPYMDYEAYLALAENDDLEFITSNTTEAGIAYLPGDRADDAPPKSFPGKLTALLHRRFELGKKGFVIIPCELIDRNGEKLQEIVERYAADWNLGAEFLQWLKSENTFCCSLVDRIVPGYPRDQAAALEAELGYLDNVMVTAEPFLFWVIEGPESLAERLPLAKAGLNVVVTPDMTPYRERKVHLLNGPHTAMVPLGLLAGLETVEDVMNDGTFSRFVKQLIEEELIPMLDLPAEQLLSYADAVQERFRNPFIRHELTSISLNSISKFKARLLPVLLRYQQERGKLPERMTLAFAALLLSYRGDRIPRQDGAEVLAVFDQAWSQPASFVNTILADTSLWGQDLTQLPGLADTVAAHLQQLEREDSRAALQELVG, via the coding sequence ATGACAAACCGTTTATCCAGAAGCACTCACCCGGGGCTAACCCTCCATCCTGAACGGATGATCCAGTTCGGCGAAGGCAACTTCATGCGTGCGTTCGTAGACTGGCAGCTGCAGCAAATGAACAATCAGGATCTGTTCAACGGCAGTGCCGTCCTCATCCAGCCTATTGCGCAGGGACCCGGAGGAGTAGCTGAACTGATGACCGCTCAAGACAACCTGTACACTGTGCTGCTTAACGGCATTATGGACAACGAGACCGTCAATTCCCGCGAAATTATCAGCTCGGTCAGCCGGGTGATTAACCCATATATGGATTATGAAGCTTATCTCGCGCTCGCCGAGAATGATGATCTGGAGTTCATTACCTCCAATACTACCGAAGCCGGTATTGCCTATCTTCCAGGCGACCGCGCAGACGATGCTCCCCCTAAGAGCTTCCCGGGCAAGCTGACTGCGCTGCTTCACCGCCGCTTCGAGCTTGGCAAGAAAGGCTTCGTCATTATCCCTTGCGAGCTGATTGACCGTAACGGCGAGAAATTGCAGGAGATCGTAGAACGTTATGCGGCTGACTGGAACCTTGGCGCAGAATTCCTGCAATGGCTGAAGTCCGAGAACACCTTCTGCTGCAGTTTGGTAGACCGGATTGTTCCTGGTTATCCGCGTGACCAGGCTGCTGCCCTCGAAGCTGAGCTGGGCTATCTCGATAACGTAATGGTAACCGCAGAACCTTTCCTCTTCTGGGTTATTGAAGGGCCGGAGTCTCTGGCAGAGCGCCTGCCGCTGGCTAAGGCCGGACTGAATGTCGTAGTGACACCGGATATGACCCCTTACCGCGAACGCAAGGTTCATCTGCTGAACGGACCTCATACCGCTATGGTCCCTCTGGGCCTGCTCGCCGGTCTTGAGACGGTTGAAGACGTCATGAACGACGGTACCTTCTCCCGCTTCGTGAAGCAGTTGATCGAAGAGGAACTGATCCCGATGCTGGATCTGCCTGCTGAGCAGCTATTGTCCTACGCCGATGCCGTGCAGGAGCGCTTCCGCAATCCGTTCATCCGCCATGAGCTGACCTCCATCTCGCTCAACAGCATTTCCAAATTCAAGGCCCGCCTCCTCCCGGTCCTGCTTCGCTACCAGCAGGAACGCGGCAAGCTTCCGGAACGGATGACTCTCGCCTTCGCCGCCCTGCTGCTCAGCTACCGCGGCGACCGTATTCCCCGGCAGGACGGCGCAGAGGTACTGGCAGTGTTCGATCAGGCCTGGAGCCAGCCGGCCAGCTTCGTGAACACTATTCTTGCCGACACCAGCCTGTGGGGACAGGATCTGACCCAGCTGCCGGGATTGGCTGATACGGTTGCCGCCCACTTGCAGCAGCTGGAGCGTGAAGATTCCCGCGCGGCATTGCAGGAACTCGTCGGCTGA
- a CDS encoding UxaA family hydrolase, whose protein sequence is MKNLMKMNPRDTVAVALRPIAAGEELTIDGLTLQAAQEIPQGHKIALTDFSSEDIITKYGSPIGHATAPIAAGDWIHTHNIKTNLSGEEEYEYVPDVHPVIYPRRDLTFQGYRRSNGKVGIRNDLFIIPTVGCVNGVAEQMLQEFKAEHPDLGGFDNLTVLKHPYGCSQLGDDHRMTRSILLDAVNHPNAGGVLVFGLGCENNIVSEFRSMLGDYDESRVKFLVAQEVGNELEAGLVLLEELYEAAANDVREPVPLSELNIGLKCGGSDGFSGITANPLLGAFSDFIISQGGTSVLTEVPEMFGAEKVLMARAESKEVYDDIVSLINNFKQYFLSYGEPVYENPSPGNKAGGISTLEDKSLGCTQKAGSSPVVDVLQYGVKLRKKGLSLLQAPGNDLVAASALAASDCQLVLFTTGRGTPFGSFVPTVKVATNNDLFAKKGHWMDFNAGPLLETPMADVLEEFITYIIDVASGQKTRNEQNEVRELAIFKTGVTL, encoded by the coding sequence ATGAAGAACTTAATGAAAATGAACCCGAGAGATACGGTAGCTGTAGCCTTGCGGCCGATTGCTGCCGGAGAAGAACTGACGATAGACGGACTGACGCTTCAGGCTGCCCAGGAGATTCCGCAGGGTCATAAGATTGCCCTGACCGATTTCAGCAGCGAAGACATCATTACCAAATACGGTTCCCCGATTGGCCATGCCACAGCTCCGATTGCGGCAGGCGACTGGATTCATACGCATAACATCAAAACCAATCTGTCCGGCGAGGAAGAATACGAATATGTGCCTGATGTCCATCCGGTAATCTATCCGCGCCGTGATCTGACCTTCCAGGGGTACCGGCGGAGTAACGGCAAGGTGGGCATCCGTAATGATCTGTTCATTATTCCGACTGTGGGCTGTGTGAACGGCGTGGCCGAGCAGATGCTTCAGGAGTTCAAGGCTGAGCATCCCGATCTTGGCGGATTCGACAACCTGACCGTGCTGAAGCACCCTTACGGCTGCTCCCAGCTGGGCGATGACCACCGTATGACCCGCAGCATTCTGCTCGATGCCGTTAATCACCCCAATGCAGGGGGTGTACTCGTCTTTGGCCTTGGCTGCGAGAACAATATCGTCTCCGAGTTCCGCAGCATGCTGGGTGACTATGACGAATCCCGGGTTAAATTCCTGGTAGCCCAGGAAGTAGGCAATGAGCTGGAAGCCGGTCTTGTGCTGCTGGAGGAGCTGTATGAAGCCGCTGCGAACGACGTTCGTGAGCCGGTTCCGCTCAGCGAGCTGAACATCGGGCTGAAATGCGGCGGCTCTGACGGGTTCTCCGGCATCACGGCCAACCCGCTGCTGGGCGCATTCTCCGACTTCATTATCTCCCAGGGCGGAACCTCGGTACTGACAGAGGTGCCGGAAATGTTCGGTGCGGAGAAGGTGCTGATGGCCCGTGCGGAGAGTAAGGAGGTCTATGATGATATCGTCTCGCTGATCAATAACTTCAAGCAGTATTTCCTCTCTTACGGCGAGCCTGTCTATGAGAATCCGTCTCCGGGCAACAAGGCCGGCGGCATCAGTACGCTGGAGGACAAATCGCTCGGCTGCACCCAGAAGGCCGGATCGTCGCCAGTCGTGGATGTATTGCAGTATGGCGTGAAGCTGCGCAAAAAAGGACTGAGCCTCTTGCAGGCTCCCGGCAATGATCTGGTCGCTGCCTCCGCGCTTGCCGCTTCGGATTGTCAGCTCGTGCTGTTCACAACCGGCCGCGGCACGCCGTTCGGCAGCTTTGTGCCTACGGTTAAGGTAGCAACGAACAACGACCTTTTTGCCAAAAAAGGCCACTGGATGGACTTCAACGCAGGTCCCCTGCTGGAAACGCCGATGGCCGATGTGCTGGAGGAATTCATCACATATATCATTGATGTTGCCAGCGGCCAAAAAACACGGAATGAGCAGAATGAAGTGCGTGAGCTGGCTATTTTCAAAACAGGCGTTACCTTGTAG
- the uxaC gene encoding glucuronate isomerase, translating to MFLNEDFMLSGETARLLFHNHAKTMPIIDYHCHLDPREIYEDQPFENLTAAWLYGDHYKWRLMRANGVPESHITGDASDYDKFLAWARTLPKAVGNPLYSWTHLELRRFFGVEELLNEATAPAIWEKVNAKLVEPGFTRRGLIRSSGVKVICTTDDPADSLEYHKLLQGSETAFQVFPTFRPDKALNIDAEGFAAWTLKLESASGLPVKSYAGLLDALRNRVAFFHEQGCRLSDHALDILRYEAGEPEIVEAIFAKRMQGAVLSPEEITRYRTELLTALIGFYHDKDWTMQLHLHAYRNNNTPMFQRLGPDTGYDGINDLPLTTALSQLLDRAESGSGLPKTILYSLNPGDYPALLALLGCYQKDTPGKLQLGSGWWYNDTRSGMRQQLTLLAEGSLLGNFVGMLTDSRSFLSYTRHEYFRRVLCGLLGELAERGEAPDDLGVLGAMVEDISYNNAAGYFGFQTAGSAAGVSV from the coding sequence ATGTTCCTAAACGAGGACTTCATGTTGTCCGGCGAAACAGCACGGCTACTCTTTCATAATCACGCCAAAACCATGCCCATTATCGATTACCACTGCCATCTGGACCCGCGTGAAATCTATGAGGACCAGCCATTTGAGAATCTGACCGCAGCCTGGCTGTACGGCGATCATTACAAGTGGCGGCTGATGCGCGCGAACGGCGTGCCTGAATCGCATATTACCGGCGACGCCTCTGATTATGATAAATTTCTGGCCTGGGCCCGTACACTGCCTAAGGCAGTGGGCAACCCTCTGTATAGCTGGACGCATCTGGAGCTCCGCCGTTTCTTCGGTGTAGAGGAGCTGCTGAATGAAGCCACGGCGCCGGCCATATGGGAGAAGGTCAACGCCAAGCTGGTTGAACCGGGCTTCACCCGGCGCGGACTGATCCGCAGCAGCGGTGTCAAGGTGATCTGCACCACCGATGATCCGGCAGATTCCCTGGAGTATCACAAGCTGCTGCAGGGGAGTGAGACCGCCTTCCAGGTGTTCCCGACCTTCCGTCCTGACAAGGCGCTGAACATCGATGCTGAAGGCTTCGCCGCCTGGACCCTTAAGCTGGAGTCGGCCTCCGGACTGCCGGTCAAGAGCTATGCCGGGCTGCTGGATGCCCTGCGGAACCGGGTTGCCTTCTTCCACGAGCAGGGCTGCCGCCTGTCGGACCATGCGCTGGATATCCTACGTTATGAAGCGGGTGAGCCTGAGATCGTTGAAGCTATATTCGCCAAAAGAATGCAGGGTGCTGTGCTGTCACCGGAGGAAATCACCCGCTACCGCACAGAGCTGCTGACCGCGCTGATCGGCTTCTATCATGACAAGGACTGGACTATGCAGCTTCATCTGCATGCTTACCGCAACAATAACACGCCGATGTTCCAGCGATTGGGACCGGATACCGGCTATGACGGCATCAACGATCTGCCGCTGACCACAGCGCTGTCGCAGCTGCTGGACCGGGCCGAGAGCGGCAGCGGCCTGCCGAAGACGATCCTCTACTCGCTGAATCCCGGCGACTACCCTGCCCTGCTGGCTCTGCTGGGCTGTTACCAGAAGGACACTCCCGGCAAGCTCCAGCTTGGCTCCGGCTGGTGGTACAACGATACGCGCAGCGGCATGCGCCAGCAGCTGACCCTGCTGGCCGAAGGCAGTCTGCTCGGCAACTTCGTCGGCATGCTGACCGATTCGCGCAGCTTCCTGTCCTATACCCGGCATGAATATTTCCGCCGCGTACTGTGCGGGCTGCTTGGTGAACTCGCCGAACGCGGGGAAGCGCCGGATGACCTCGGCGTCCTGGGGGCTATGGTAGAGGATATCTCCTACAATAACGCAGCCGGGTATTTCGGGTTCCAGACTGCCGGCAGCGCAGCCGGCGTCTCCGTCTAG
- a CDS encoding LacI family DNA-binding transcriptional regulator: MITIKDIARVAGVSHTTVSRALNGNPLIKKATRDKIERIAAEMNYVPNYSAKSLVTKKSFIIGLFFSSIEQGTSASFLVDAIKGITHSLDENYNLTVNGIDGVQHFSNIQPQRFDGILVMSQSDEDNTFIYHVKKMGIPLVVLNRQLEDPGIMNVVANDREGVKEAIDYAVKQGHHKLAIIEGKPGFKSSSERKQGFLDSLIAGRLPLNPDYFASGDYSIESGYAAMSKLLSLEDRPTAVFCSNDDMAIGAMNACYAHKVRVPEQISLIGFDDMMFARYTNPALTTVRKPIAEISELGITMLIQLLQQPETPPQQLFVKTSLVVRDTVAAE, translated from the coding sequence ATGATTACCATCAAAGATATTGCCCGTGTTGCCGGTGTGTCCCATACTACCGTATCCAGGGCGCTGAACGGCAATCCGCTGATCAAGAAGGCCACCCGGGATAAGATTGAACGGATCGCCGCCGAAATGAATTATGTGCCGAATTACAGCGCCAAGAGTCTGGTCACCAAGAAATCGTTCATCATCGGCCTGTTCTTCTCCAGTATTGAGCAGGGGACTTCCGCAAGCTTCCTGGTGGATGCCATCAAAGGCATCACGCATAGCCTAGATGAGAACTATAATCTGACGGTGAACGGGATCGACGGTGTGCAGCATTTCAGCAATATTCAGCCCCAGCGCTTCGACGGCATTCTGGTCATGAGCCAGAGCGATGAAGACAATACCTTCATCTATCATGTGAAGAAGATGGGCATTCCGCTAGTGGTGCTAAACCGCCAGCTGGAGGACCCGGGCATCATGAACGTAGTGGCCAATGACCGCGAAGGCGTGAAGGAAGCGATTGATTATGCTGTGAAGCAGGGTCACCACAAGCTGGCTATTATTGAAGGCAAGCCCGGCTTCAAGTCCTCAAGCGAACGTAAGCAGGGCTTCCTGGACAGTCTGATTGCAGGCCGGCTTCCGCTAAATCCCGATTATTTTGCCTCAGGAGATTATAGCATTGAGAGCGGATATGCCGCGATGAGCAAGCTGCTTAGCCTGGAGGACCGGCCTACGGCTGTGTTCTGCTCCAATGATGATATGGCGATTGGCGCCATGAATGCCTGCTATGCGCACAAAGTCCGGGTGCCGGAGCAGATCTCACTGATCGGCTTCGATGATATGATGTTCGCCCGCTATACGAATCCCGCCCTGACCACCGTCCGCAAGCCGATCGCCGAGATCAGTGAGCTGGGCATCACTATGCTGATCCAGCTGCTTCAGCAGCCGGAGACCCCGCCGCAGCAGCTGTTCGTCAAGACTTCGCTGGTTGTACGGGATACGGTAGCCGCAGAATAA